From Saccopteryx leptura isolate mSacLep1 chromosome 3, mSacLep1_pri_phased_curated, whole genome shotgun sequence, one genomic window encodes:
- the LOC136398428 gene encoding mitochondrial import inner membrane translocase subunit Tim29-like gives MRQPRSGCVDRVGPGPRAAPGLRPGSAGRGGPTRAEGAAVYLGLSGSEAALAEALLGASRAERSRLRAPGPCSRVYRAPYAAQARCRGPPPRWTEFPHRILNVVIVGRSWVLGLGCDFSDDELLYLRAHVRVWPHQRRPEASEQFSDEHGQPRLLGDAQVDGAPWGEQVSQGKDRLARSQADLPVPRPR, from the coding sequence ATGCGGCAGCCGCGCTCGGGATGTGTGGACAGGGTGGGGCCCGGTCCGCGCGCGGCTCCGGGGCTGCGCCCAGGCTCGGCGGGACGCGGTGGCCCCACGCGCGCCGAGGGGGCGGCCGTGTACCTGGGGCTGTCGGGCAGCGAGGCGGCCTTGGCGGAGGCGCTGCTGGGCGCGTCGCGGGCGGAGCGGAGCCGGCTGCGGGCTCCGGGCCCCTGCTCGCGGGTGTACCGGGCGCCCTACGCCGCCCAGGCCCGCTGTCGCGGCCCGCCGCCCCGTTGGACCGAGTTCCCGCACCGGATCCTGAACGTGGTCATCGTGGGTCGTTCGTGGGTGCTGGGGCTCGGATGCGACTTCAGTGACGACGAGCTCCTCTACCTGCGGGCACATGTGCGCGTCTGGCCGCATCAGCGGCGTCCCGAGGCCAGCGAGCAGTTCTCCGACGAGCATGGGCAGCCCCGCCTGCTCGGCGACGCCCAGGTGGACGGGGCACCGTGGGGGGAGCAGGTCTCGCAGGGGAAGGACAGGCTGGCCCGGAGCCAGGCCGACCTGCCCGTGCCGAGGCCGCGATGA